One Burkholderia sp. 9120 genomic window, GTCGAGCATGTCGGCGCGGCCGTTGCCGGCGCGGATTTCCGCCTTCGCCTCGACCGACGAATAGCGTTCGTCGATCCACGTGACGGGCAGATTGAAGCGGCCGTTCAGTTGATTGCCGAAGCGCTTCGCGAGTTGGGTCATTTCGTGCGGCGTGCCGTCCGGATGCATCGGCAAGCCGACCACCAGCGCGTCCGGTTTCCATTCGGCGATCAGCTTGCCGACCGCTTCGAAGCGATACTCGCGACTGCGGTTCTGCACGATCACGAGCGGCCGCGCGCTACGCGTCAGCGAATTGCCGACCGCCACGCCAATGCGTTTTTCACCGTAGTCGAACGCAAGCAGCGTCGCCTCACGTCCGGCCGCCAGGCTCATGCGTGACCCGCTTCGCCCGACAGCATCGACAGATTGATGCCGAGCAGCGCGAGCGCCGCTTCGAGACGCTCTTCGGCGGGCACGTCGAAAACGATTTTCGGGTCGGCCTCGACCGTCAGCCAGCCGTTCTTCGAGATCTCTTCTTCGAGCTGCCCCGCGGCCCAGCCGGCGTGGCCAAGCGTGAGCAGGAAACGTTCCGGACCCGTGCCGCGCGCGACCGCTTCGAGCACGTCTTTCGACGTGGTCATTTCGAGGCCGCCGGGCACCGACATGGACGACGTGTACGGATCGCCCTGTTTCGGATCGTGCAGCACGAAGCCGCGCTCGGTCTGCACCGGGCCGCCGAAATACACGGGCACATGGAGGAGAGGTTCGATCTCGAGTTTGAGATCGATGCGACTGAAGAGCGCTTGCAGGTCGATATCGGTCGGCCGGTTGATGACGAGGCCGAGCGCGCCGCGCTCACTGTGATCGCAAAGGTAGACCACCGTTCCTGAAAACGTCGGATCGGCCATGTTGGGCATGGCGATCAGGAACTGATTGGTCAGATTGATGCGATCGGTACTCTTGGACATAGTTCGGATTTTAGCAAAGACGATGCAGGATGGCGGGCTTTGAGCGTGGAACCGCGATGTGTGCCATGAAGCGTGCCGCGAGCCATCGACGGCGATTCAGGTTGCACTCTATCACGCACGCCCGCGTGTGCCATGGCGTAGGGTTCGCGGCATTTCGCACGAGCGTGTTTATGTGCTGGCGGGCCGCGTTTTTGCTATGGGCAAATCTTATTCGCCGCCCTGCTCGATCGCGCGCGTCAACGCGGCGAGACCGGCCAGCGCGGCGCCGCCGCCGGCCGGCGCGACACCCGCGGCCACCTTGTGCAGCGTCGCACGCAACGCTTCGGCGCTTTGCTCCAACGTGCTCGCCGCCGGCGCACCGACGATCACGTGCGCGCGCACCGCGGGCGTCGCGACTCCCGCATGCGCGCGACGCCGCCACGCGAGCCCCAACGCATCGGCCAGCAGCGCCACGTGCCCGAGGCCCAGCGCGCACGCCGCGGCGCCGAGCCGGTAAGCGGCGTCGCCGGCTTGCAGCGCTTCGCTCGGATCGGCTTTCTCGGGCTGGTCGGCCGCGCGGGCATGCTCGGTCAGCGCGGAGATCGACGCATCCGCCGTCTGCAGGAAATCTTCGTACGCGTGCGAGTTGACCGCCAGCACGCCCAGTTCGCGCGTCAGCATGCCGCGCGCCGCGTTGAGCGATTGCGCCTGCACGGCGCCCGCCTCCCACAGCATTTCGGATGCCTGGGTGCCCGCGACGTGCCAGTCGACAGTCAAGCCGTAGTCGTGCAGCACTTCGACCTGATCGGCGTCTTCGGCGGCGGCGCCGAACAAGGCATAGTCACGCCACAGTAACGCCAGCGTGGCCCGCACCAGCGAGCGCGGCGCGCGCTGTATACCGCGTGCATGATCGGCCAGTGCGAGATTGCAACGGGCGTAGAAACGCCGCGCATCAACGTCGCCGGTCGCCCGGCCGCCGACCCGCAACGCTTTCGCGCAAGCCTTGGCGAGCCGCCAGAAATCGTAGGGGTCAGGGCCGGCGAGTTCGGTGAGCACGGCGTCCAGTTCGTCGAGCGCCGCGTTGGTGAGCGCCCGCGCGGCCGCACTGCCCGTGTCGGGCTGCGCGCGCAGCACCGGCAGCAGCGCGCGTTCATAACGCGCCCGCAAATGGGCCAACTGATCAGCGGACTGCGCGTGCATCGACACCGGCGGCACCGGACGCGCGGTCAGCGCGAGATCTTCGAATACGACGGTGGAACCGGGCGTGTGCTCGGACAAATGCGCACAGACCGCGCGATAGTGATTGAAGAGCGCCGGCGAGCAGGACAGCTCGCGCAGATTGT contains:
- a CDS encoding YqgE/AlgH family protein encodes the protein MSKSTDRINLTNQFLIAMPNMADPTFSGTVVYLCDHSERGALGLVINRPTDIDLQALFSRIDLKLEIEPLLHVPVYFGGPVQTERGFVLHDPKQGDPYTSSMSVPGGLEMTTSKDVLEAVARGTGPERFLLTLGHAGWAAGQLEEEISKNGWLTVEADPKIVFDVPAEERLEAALALLGINLSMLSGEAGHA
- the ruvX gene encoding Holliday junction resolvase RuvX codes for the protein MSLAAGREATLLAFDYGEKRIGVAVGNSLTRSARPLVIVQNRSREYRFEAVGKLIAEWKPDALVVGLPMHPDGTPHEMTQLAKRFGNQLNGRFNLPVTWIDERYSSVEAKAEIRAGNGRADMLDAEAASIILQQYLDGLSDDHEFH